GACGGTGATATCGACGACTGGTCGATAGAACTCACTGGAACGGCCACTGACTGGAAGCAACTGAGTCTCGACCTCGTACCCGATCTCCATCGGTGCGACACGGACGAAGCAGCCGCAGTTACGCGACTGTGGAAACTCGCAGCGGATGGCCTCACGAACGATGGGGCCATTCTGGCCGCGCTCGATCTCGTCGATCAATACGAGATCGAGACCCATCGGGACAGGCTTACTGAATTGCTTACTGCCTTGGAGGCTGCGGAGGAATAACTAACCCTGGAGAATTATAGAATTTATCTAAAAATTGTGCACGGGATTACCTGGGCTTCCCGACGTTCTGACAACGGGGACACTTCACCTTCGTGGAACTGAGAATACCACCACTATCAACCAAACCTCGTTCCTTCAAACATTGGTCATGGATGTACGCCCCGCAGTCTGCACATTTCTGCCCATTCTTTCCTGAGACTTTTCCACCACACAGTTCACATTGACCGGTTTCGGAACTGAGTATGCCCATTGGTGCCTAACACCACATAGAAAATAATCTATGGATGGTCTAAAGAGTGCTATGACCACTCTGTAAGGTCTATTGGCTGTGGTGAATCGCCAGACGTAGCGTAATTTCACTGTTTCACCGCCTGCGTGATGTTGTAAACCGCACACATCAGGACGAGTTCTCGGAATTCACCGTACCAAGTTCGCGCACGCACGGCGTCGCCGAGCGTGCGCTTGATCGTCGAGAAGACGGTTTCACACATCGCTCGTTGACGGTATCGAGGCCCATCGATCCGCGCGTTGTGCGCGTGATCGATGGGCCGGAACTCACGATGCTTGATTAGCGGTCTTACGCCTTCTTCGCGGAGTTTTTCGCGCAAATCCATCCAGTCATAGCCCTTGTCGGCAGCGAGGCTGGCAAGGTCGCCCGCGTTGCGGAGGGCGACCTGCCAGCCGAGCTGTGTGTCGTGGCGTTTCTCAGTCGTACAGTGAACATCCAGAATTGCTTGAGTTTCTGTATCGACGAGAGCAGTTGTTTTGAGCGTTTGAACACGGTAATTCGTCCGACGGCAGTAGTGCTTGCTCGCGTTTTCGCGGTCGAAGAACGTCGCGTCGATCGCGGCGTGACCGGATGGGTCGTGCAGCTGCGCCGAGAGGCGCAGCAGCACTCGCCAGAGTGCTGTCTTGATCCTATCAAACCACTTCACTAACGTCGAATGATGCGGGAGATCGGCCGCTTTGAGGTCGATCTCCCCGAGAATATGTGGCATCTCACTCAGCAGATCCAACGCTTCTCGGTAGGACTTCTCCAAGTAAACCCGCAGACAATGCAGCGATACGACGGCATAATCGGCGAAGCCGCCACCCCCTTCGGGGGCGGCGACTTCGCCTCGCCCACCAACAGCATTTTTAGCTAACTGAACGACTTTGCTTGTGAAGCGGGAGATCTTAGACATGAATCATCGACGGTTTCCCGCTTCAACTTCCTAGTTCTAACGGTCGAATCCGACGCAGTCCTGCGATTCACCAGTGCCGGTCTATTCAATATCTCGCTACAGGACCCATTCTAGAACTCTATCTATCGATACGGAGCAAATTCAAACATTTATAATTCAGATACTTTTGGCGTACGAGATTCACACCCTCTATTCAGCATACCATCTTTGACAGACACCAGGTATCTGTCTGAGGAGTCCCCTTATTCTGCCATACTGAGTGATTGTGGATTCAGGTTGACTCGGTTCCATAATACCATGGCTCCACCAATTCTCAGAATAGTCACCTCCAGTCCTAACCGTCTCGGGTACGTTCTCGATTGATTGCAGTCGCGTGGTGGTTTGTTTGTGGCCCCTGAGGGGTGCGGGGCCACACGCAGTGGTCGCGCTGATTCGAGATGGCAACGAGAGACATCTCCACGGACGGATTCGACGAGGAAACGACTGGCGAACTATCGACCACGGACTGTCCGGAGTGTCCCGGCACACTCGTCACGGACGGGGGCGAAACGCGCTGTGAATCCTGTGGGTTGGTGATCGAGGCGGCGCGCCTCGACCGGCGCGGACCTCGGGTGTTCGACGAGACAGATTCGAACCGCAAACGGACGGGGAGTCCACTGACGAACGCGCGCCATGATCGCGGACTGTCGACGTGCATCGGCCAGCGGCAGGACGGGAAGGGTAACGACCTGTCTTCACAGAAGCGACGCCAGCTCGCACGGCTGCGACGGGAACACACACGGGCGAAGTGGCGCTCGAAAGCCGAACGCAACCTCGGACACGGGTGTACGGAGATCGCCCGAATGGTCTCCGCGCTCGGGTTCGATCGAGGCCTTCGCGAACAGGCAGCGACCCTCTTCCGGACGGCCCAGGACGCGGACCTCCTCAGGGGTCGGTCCATCGAGGCGATCGCTGCTGGCTGTGTGTATGCCGCCTGTCGGTGCTCCGAACACCCCTGTACTGTCGCCGAGGTTACTACCGTTGCTCGCGTTGCGGAGGATCGCATCCGGAACGCCTACCTGGTGCTGAACCGGGAACTCGATCTCCCGGTCCCCCCTCAGGAACCAGTGGAGTTCATCCCGAAACTGGCCTCTGCGGTCGATGCTGCACCCGCAGTCGAACGGACCGCACGCGAACTGGCCACTCAGGCAGTCGAGACAGGGCTGGCGAGTGGACGGAATCCGGCCGGCTTTGCGGCGGCGTGCATCGAAGTCGCCGCGGCCGAGCACGGAACTGAAGTGCTGCAATTCGAGCTGGCTGCAGCTGCAGACGTCTGCCCGGTAACGGTCAGAACCCAGCGCGATGCGCTGCTCGCCGAGGAGTGGGTGTGATCAGGATGAGTCTCCGTGGATTCGTCACTAAGGTACTGCCGTGGACGGCTGGCCGCCAGACCATCCACGAGTGTCGACACTGTGGCACGGTCGTCGATCCGGAGACGGTGGTCTGTCCGACCTGCGACCGGCAGGCCATCGCTCGCTACGAACTCCCGTGATCGGCTGCCCTGTTCGGTGAGGGAGCTGTACCATCCCCGTACGGCCATCGCGGTCCTCCAACAGTTTGTGATGCGCCCGAGGGGTGGGCGCACACACGCGAGCGCCCGGATTGGATGAATCCACTCGAACAACTGGAGTTCACGAGCCGTGTCGCAAAGCGTGCCCAATACGAAGCCTTCGAGTTCGAACTGACACCGGCGGGCGTCAGTGTTCGAAACTGTAGCCACGCGAACCCCGCGGACCACGAATACCTGGTCACGATTTCCGAGGGCCTTCCGACAGCCTGTACGTGCCCCGCTGATGCTCGGTTCGACGGTGCCTGCAAACATCGACTTGCGATCGCGATCCGTGAGCCACTCCTCGATGCAGCCCAGGCGCAGCAGATGGCAGCTGACGGTGGGACAGCCACCTCTCCATCGGACGATGAGACTGGTGTAACTGGTACCGACACGACCGACGATGCCTGTGACTGTTCGGATCTCCGCGACGATTTTCCCTGCTGGGAGTGTGTCCGTACCGGCCGTCGCTCGCTTCCAGACTAACGTAGCATTGCGGATAGGGCGTCATACCACGGTTCTCATACCGATTCGTCGTCCCTCAATCCGACCAGTACAGAGCATGTATTTGTCGGTCGTGTCGGTTACGAAGAACTGGCCGCGGGTCGGATTTAGTGCAGGGTGTCAGTTGGGACACCGAATCCTCGGAGAACTATTTCAGCCATCGGCATCAGCAGAAATCGCGGTTGCGGCGTCCTTACAGGTATCGGGGTTTGTCGTGTACAGTACTGACACATCACCGGGACGGGACTGACTGACATCACCGATGTGGACGTTTAGACCGAGACACGAGGTGGTTTTGTCCTGGAAGTCGAATTTTTCCCACTTCGAGACAGGTTGGCGATCCCGCCACGCATACAGGACGGACCCCTCAACCTCGGTCGGGAACCCCTCGAAGGAACCACTGCCAGCCGTTGCGACGTCCGTAGAATCGTCGACTTCTGGTTTGGCCGCCTCGACGTCCATCTCCGCCGAGTACACTGGTTCCCCTTCGTCGGTTATGAGTACCGAAACTGTGTGTGGCCGAAAGTCAAGATTCGTTACTCCAATTTCACCGAGCGTGGGGCTGGGTGCGGAATCTCTATCAAGAGCACCACACCCTGCGAGGCCAGCGACGACCGCGCACCCGCTTAGTTGGAGGGCCTTCCGGCGGGTCACATGGACCATATCCCAGATAACGACGGGAACGTGTTGAAAAGTATGGGTTTTCGGCTATAACACTCGACAAGTTACCGTAATACATACGCAGTTACACTGAGCAGGTTATTCCCTCCCAGAAACCTCGAAAATCAATTTCCTCGGGAACTGTTCTATGATAGACTGTTGTCGATGCTGCTTGAGGCGTGCTATCCCTTGTCATGACAACTAAAACCAGTATTTGGGTATTAGTTTACAGAAAGAGTTAGATTTATTTTTAGTAACTATAACGCATTGAATACAGCCGCCGACTCCCGGTTCCCTCGAACGCATTCCGGTGGCTAGACGGAGGTACCTATGCTAACCGACACCCTCCCCTCGGTTCCGACCGACACGGACACAGAAGCACCGTTCGTCGAACGTCTTGGACTGACACCACGGTCGATCGGCCTTTCGGTCGTCCTCGTTAGCCTAATCGCAGTCGACCCGGCGCTCGCTCAAAGCGTCGGGTCCGATTTCTGTGAGACCAACATGGCCGAGACGGTCCGCAACATTTTCACGGTTATCCAGTTCGGCGGCCCGCTCGTCGGTGGCACGCTCTTTCTCGGCGCGACCGTTGCGACGCCGGCGGTGCGACGCGCCGATCTGAAGAAGGAACTCAAGGAACTCCGGACGCAGGGCCTGGTCTGGGGCGTTATCGTCGCACCGCTTGCAACTGCGATCCTCCAGTTCATCCTGAACAACGTCGTAGCGGGTGGATCAAGTTGCGGGTTCTGACACACCTGCACAAACGAACGCTCCAGACTGGTCTCGCAATGATACTACTGGCAGCCGCTGGGGCCGGGGTCGCGACATCGACACCCGTCGACGGGGCGCCTGGTCCGCAGAGTCCCATCGATCGCACAGCCGAAAACGGATCGATCCCGAACGAGAAAGCCTACGGTATCGATGCCGATACGTTCGCTGCGCTGTGGTCCGGCGATCGCGACGACTTCACGCCGGTGAATGGCTCGAATGGATCGACGTCGACGGCTGGGATGATCGAACTGGCGAGTGGGACGGATATCCCGTTCGACACTCCACCCCAAGCCGTCGAACAGTGGAACACGGGGAACTCCGAGGAGTTTCCGACGACGAACGATTCGACGGTCGTCTATCCACCGAACGCGACGCTTCGGAGTGGCGAGTATATCAAGAATGCAACGGTGAGTGCCTTCAGCGTTCAGCCATCGACACGTGCGCTGATCTCACCGGACAGACAGCCACTCTACGTCCCCAAAGCAGGCACCGTTCAGGGCGTCGTCGATTACCGGGTCGACGTTCCAAACGAGAGCGAGTCCCTACCGTACGTCAGCTGGTCGGTGCAGAGTTCCACCATCGAGACCGTCAAATTACGGGTTAACGGCCGCGAGCAATCGAGTACCGCCCGGACGCAGACACCGACGCTCGAGTACCAGGAGTCGTCGATCGCCTTCGGCGACTCGGTAACGTTCAGGCTCACTGCCAAAGTGTCTGCGTCCGTCGAACAGCGAATCAGGCGGTGTGTCGCTCGCAACAAGAACGGAACCTGTACGAAACGAATCACTGTCTCGGTCACACACAACGAGACTCTCAAGGTAAATGACACCGTCAACGCGGTCGGATACGATCTCGGCGTGTCCGGGTTCCAGGGAGCGTACCCAAATGGTGATCTCGGGCTGGTCGTCTACAAGAACCAGCCGTGGCTCGGGTACACCCTCCCGGACGGTGACGTACATGGCGTCTGGCGGTTCTATTCGGCCCGTGACACGGGCTGGGATACGCTCGTTCGACGAACGAAGACCAACACCGATAGCATCGAGTCACCGGTCCATCCGCTGCAGGTCCATGCGTACCCGATCGAGACCGGTCCAACAGCAACCCGTGAGACTGCTACGATCCTCTCGGTGTACGGGACCGAAACGAACCCACCAACGCTTCCTGATCCGGTCAACCTCGACGTACTGACCGAGCCGTACACCGCGAGCTATGGAATTGCCTCTCGGATAGAGACGTCCGATCACAACGTCTCGAACATAACTGTACACGGTCTGGTACGGGGCGAGAAGGCCACACTCGATCCCGAGTTCTTCAGCCCGGTTTCAATCCGCGAGAGCAATCTGACGATCGAGGTACTGAACCGGAGTGAGCAGTTGCTTCGGGTCAAGGCGGTCCTGCGTGATTCACGGACCGGGGAGCCGATCAATACGACCGGCCGGGATGGGTACGTCGTTCTGAATGGGCGACGAGTCAACACCTCCACGAACGGGACTGTCATCGAGACAGTTCCCCGGGAAGACGGAAGCGTTTCGGCGCGGTTCGTTCCCGGTCACTGGTGGAAGCAGGATCCAAGCTACGTTCCAGCTTCCGACGTGGCGTACGCACGGGGAACGATACTGCAGATTCTACTGACGTTGTATCGGATAGCCGTTCCAGTGGGCCTGTTCCTGCTGGGAGTGTACCTGATCGACCGAATCACGGGCTGGCGCATGTGGCCACCCTGGAGAGGGATGTAACATGGATCAATCAGACGATCGACGATACACAGCAGCGAAGTACGTCTCACGACGCACAGCACTACGAGCTAGTGGCATCGCCGTCGCAACGATGTTGGCCGGGTGTAGCCAATCGGACGCCCAGGAGACACCGGACACGACACAGAGTCCCGACCAGGGGAGCGATCTCATCGACGACATCCGCTTCGATGCGCAAGATCTGGTCGTCGAGCTGACGGCCGGTCACGATGTCTCGACGGTGAATCTTATCGCCCCGGATGGGACTCTGTATGCCGAGGAATCCGTGTCTTCTGACGTATCTACACTCCATATCAAAATCATCGAAGTTGATCCTGGACTTGGGCGGTATCAGCACTACACACCGGGTGAATACGAATTACACCTAGACCACGGAAATAGCTCTGAGAACGTCCCAATCAAACTCTCACCAGACATTCAGATAAGTAGCATAGAACAGGCCCAATCTAAGGATAGAAGCAATTTAGGTCAGATTGAAGTCACTGTGGAGAATACGGGCACTGCCCCAACTTGGGTTCATGATATCTCTTTCTCCGATTCACCAAACTTTGCTGCGGATGGTGATATCAAAGAGAATCCCGGGATAATCCCCTTTGGATCAGATTCAATTGAGGAACTAATCGTCCCCCCAAAGAGTACCCAGACATATACCAGTCCAACTGCCCCACTGGTCTTTCAAGAAACTGCTCGTTCTGGTTGTGAAGGTACATCCGTTGAATTCACTGTCAAAATCGGCATCGCAACTCAGGATGTGATTTCGCAACAACTGATCGCAACTCCTAGCGGGGAACAGATTAGACGGAGCCTCTCTGATGAATTCACCTGTACAGCGGCTGAAATACAACAAGCAGGTCCATCAGGGGGTGATTAGATGCCTTCCTTAGGAGACGTTATTGTAGGAGCACTGCAAGAACTTCTACGTACCTTATTTAACCCAATTACAGATATAATCGAGAACTATGGGTCGGAGTTAATCAAAGTAGTCATCGGAACACCCCATCCCAACCAGGTATTCAGTGCCCCGACTAACGGGCCGTGGCCAGCGATATACGAGTACTACTGGGATTCGGTCGTTCCGCTCTCGCTGTTTCTCTGGGCAGCCGCTATCGGGCTGATTATCTTCTTCGAGTCGACGAGCCACCTCTTCAGCAGCTATCACCGGACCAAACTGAAAAAGCGGGCCTTCTCTGGACTGCTGGGCATTCTCTCGTGGTGGTGGATAGCCGCGCTCTCACTGCGGTTCATGAGTGCGCTGGCCGAGTTCATCGTGCCGCAGCTGTCGGAGGTCACACTCTTCGAGACGCTGTCGTTCTCGGGGATGGGTGTCCTCGGCACGGTGATGGCGCTCATGACTGATTTCACACTCTTCGTGCTGATCGCGTTGCTGTACCTGATGCGGGAAGTCGTGCTCTACCTGTTCGTTCTCCTCATGCCGATCCTGATCGTCCTGTGGGTTCCCGGCGTCGGCCCCCTGTCGCTGGTATCGAAGTTCAGCCGTCGGCTGGCGGGATTTTACTTCCCGTTCCTGTTCATGACGATTCCGGTCGCGATTCTGTTCCGGCTCGGAGGCCTCCTCGGGTCGAGCTTCGATGCGTCTATGGGTGGATTCGGCTCGTGGCTGATCGCACTGGTCATCCCGATTATCGCTCTGATCGCACCACTCGTTCTGTTCTGGCAGGCTGGGGCGCTGTTCTTCGTCGCCGACCGTGCGTCCCAACATGTCTCTCGAAACCGAGCACGGGCACGGGTTACGAAAACCCGCGACGCGGGACAGACCGTCCAGCACGGCCGACGGAATTTCGCTCGCGGTGTTCGCGGTGAGCCAGCGGTCACGCAGGGAGGACAGTCCCTGTTACCCTCGAACGATTCGCGAGCCCACGCGGCTGGAAAGGCGGTCCGTCGGCCGGCCGAGCGGATGCGATCCGCCGTCGACCGTACAGGCGGTGGTGGGGGAGGCGGTAGTGGATCCAGCGGTGACAGCACAGCGAGTTCGACGACCGAGACTCGAACAGATCGATCGCGTACCGGGAGTGGATCGAGCAGTGAGACCGATCGAAACGAGACCTTCGACGCGCTCCGGGATCGGGGTAGCAACCGATCCGGAGGGCGAGACCAGGACGACGATCGCCCCTACTACATCGACTGACCATGACACACGACCGATCAGCCGATCACGATCCATCGAAACGCATTCCGAAATCACTGAACAACGACACCAAACTCTATGGGCGCTACACGCTCCAGGACGTCGCGGTCGCCCTCTTCCCGGGCGTCCTCGTCATCCTTACGACGCAAGTGATCCTGCCGCCGTCACTCTCGGTCTGGGGGTACGGGGTCCAGACACTGACGCTCCCGATCGCGGGTATTGCCATCCTGATCGGTGGCATCTTCGTGACGCTGACACCGAAATACACCGATAGTCTCGGCTGGATCGAGAATCTCGTCCAGTTCTACCGGAGTGCCCGCAATCTGGAGCACGAGGATGCAGCCTCTTACACACAGGTCGAATGCATCCACCCGGATCGGGGTGCCATCGAACGAACTGACGGAGCACTCGTGGGACTCGTGCAGGTCGACCCACCGAACATGGCGCTGGCGACAGACGCTGAGTGGGCAAAGCGCGCCGATAGCTTCCAGGACTTCCTGAACACCGTCGTCGAATTCCCGATCCAGATCCATTCGACGACACGGGAGTTCCCGGCCGAGGAGTACCTCTCTCACTACGAGTCACGCCTGTGCGATCAGGACGTCAAAGAGAACCCACAGCTGCAGGCGCTGATCGAGAACTACGTCGCGTGGTACGAGCGCGATCTCGAACAACGACAGATGACGATCCGTGACCACTACGTCGTCGTCGCTGTCAGGCCCTCGGAGGTCCAGTTCGAGCAGGAGAGTATCGCCCAGCAGTTGACGGGTATTCCAGTCATCGGGACGTTCGTTCGTGTCTGGCTGGCAC
This Halorientalis sp. IM1011 DNA region includes the following protein-coding sequences:
- a CDS encoding IS5 family transposase is translated as MSKISRFTSKVVQLAKNAVGGRGEVAAPEGGGGFADYAVVSLHCLRVYLEKSYREALDLLSEMPHILGEIDLKAADLPHHSTLVKWFDRIKTALWRVLLRLSAQLHDPSGHAAIDATFFDRENASKHYCRRTNYRVQTLKTTALVDTETQAILDVHCTTEKRHDTQLGWQVALRNAGDLASLAADKGYDWMDLREKLREEGVRPLIKHREFRPIDHAHNARIDGPRYRQRAMCETVFSTIKRTLGDAVRARTWYGEFRELVLMCAVYNITQAVKQ
- a CDS encoding transcription initiation factor IIB family protein — protein: MATRDISTDGFDEETTGELSTTDCPECPGTLVTDGGETRCESCGLVIEAARLDRRGPRVFDETDSNRKRTGSPLTNARHDRGLSTCIGQRQDGKGNDLSSQKRRQLARLRREHTRAKWRSKAERNLGHGCTEIARMVSALGFDRGLREQAATLFRTAQDADLLRGRSIEAIAAGCVYAACRCSEHPCTVAEVTTVARVAEDRIRNAYLVLNRELDLPVPPQEPVEFIPKLASAVDAAPAVERTARELATQAVETGLASGRNPAGFAAACIEVAAAEHGTEVLQFELAAAADVCPVTVRTQRDALLAEEWV
- a CDS encoding SWIM zinc finger family protein, coding for MNPLEQLEFTSRVAKRAQYEAFEFELTPAGVSVRNCSHANPADHEYLVTISEGLPTACTCPADARFDGACKHRLAIAIREPLLDAAQAQQMAADGGTATSPSDDETGVTGTDTTDDACDCSDLRDDFPCWECVRTGRRSLPD